From one Mycolicibacterium sp. HK-90 genomic stretch:
- a CDS encoding YbaB/EbfC family nucleoid-associated protein, which produces MSQINNDGLRHQMTEVLALVSEQMADIAAVQREQAQLTASADAAEGLVEVTVNAQGHVIETVIDESYLDDYELEDLGGHVTSAAQAAAQLVAQKAAELMVPIGERRRMLPSLSDIVDDAPDLRDLTRSVFGYEDPVPPAAEPEDDGRGESAFPTVRS; this is translated from the coding sequence GTGAGCCAGATCAACAACGATGGGCTGCGGCATCAAATGACCGAGGTGCTTGCCTTGGTCTCCGAACAGATGGCCGATATCGCGGCGGTCCAGCGCGAGCAGGCGCAGCTGACCGCGAGCGCCGACGCGGCCGAGGGATTGGTCGAGGTGACGGTCAACGCGCAGGGCCACGTCATCGAGACCGTGATCGACGAGTCGTATCTCGACGACTACGAACTCGAGGATCTCGGCGGCCACGTCACGTCGGCCGCGCAGGCCGCCGCGCAACTGGTGGCGCAGAAGGCCGCCGAGTTGATGGTCCCGATCGGCGAGCGACGCCGGATGTTGCCATCCCTGTCGGACATCGTCGACGATGCGCCCGACCTGCGTGACCTGACCAGATCAGTATTCGGCTATGAGGACCCGGTCCCGCCCGCGGCCGAGCCCGAGGACGACGGCCGAGGCGAGTCCGCCTTCCCGACCGTGAGGAGCTGA
- a CDS encoding WXG100 family type VII secretion target, translating to MADEFGVTPADLRAASKHLNQASTKMKNVLSSLQANLAAEGAAWGDDKMGDGFAKGDAGYLAQRDWVDGSVVVKTDLLDFYSDGLTTAANSFEQNDQA from the coding sequence ATGGCTGACGAATTCGGTGTGACACCGGCCGACTTGCGAGCGGCGTCGAAGCACCTGAACCAAGCCAGCACCAAGATGAAGAACGTGCTGTCGTCCCTGCAGGCCAATCTGGCCGCCGAGGGTGCCGCGTGGGGCGACGACAAGATGGGTGACGGATTCGCCAAAGGCGACGCAGGGTATCTGGCGCAACGTGATTGGGTCGACGGCTCGGTGGTGGTGAAGACCGATCTGCTCGACTTCTACTCGGACGGATTGACAACTGCCGCAAACTCGTTCGAACAAAACGACCAGGCGTAG